From the genome of Rathayibacter sp. VKM Ac-2804:
ACGCGACGGCCACGGGGTCGCTCAGCAGATCGCCCCGCTCGCCCCGAGGGACGAGCGTGCCGTCGGCCCGGTAGCCGCGGTCGACGAAGGCCTCGCGCAGGAAGGGCAGGCCGGCGCGCGCCGCCGCCTTCTCGACGGCGGAGGACGCGAGCCCGAGCAGGGGCAGCCCGGGAGCGGCGTCGCGGACCGCGGCGACCACGGCCTCCGCCTGCCGCTCGTCGTGCACGATGCGGTTGTAGAGGGCCCCGTGCGGCTTGACGTAGCGCACCTCCGTGCCCGCGGCCCGCGCGACGGCCTGCAGGGCGCCGAGCTGGTAGACGACGTCGGCGTGCAGCTCGTCGGGTCCGACGGGGAGCTCGCGGCGGCCGAAGCCGGCGAGGTCGCGGTAGGCGACGTGGGCGCCGATCGCCACACCGCGCTCGGCGGCGGTGCGGCAGGTGGCGAGCATGATCGAGGGGTCGCCGGCGTGGAATCCGCAGGCGACGTTGGCGCTCGTGACGATCCGGAGCATCGCGTCGTCGTCGCCGAGCGACCACAAGCCGAAGCCCTCGCCGAGGTCGGCGTTGAGGTCGATCGTCCTCCGCATCCTCCGAGCCTACGGGCGGCGTCCAGCCGGGGCTCGATAGCGTGGGCAGACGCGCTCGCGTTCCCACCCCCTCCGGACCACCGCTCGAGCGCGCCCCCACGAAGGAGAAAACATGCTGACCGTCAACGCCTACGCCGCCCCCTCCGCCACCGAGCCGCTCGTCCCCACCACGATCGAGCGCCGCGACGTCGGAGCGCACGACGTGCTCATCGAGATCGCCTACGCGGGCATCTGCCACTCCGACATCCACACCGTCCGCGGCGAGTGGGGCCCCGTCCACTACCCCCTCACCGTCGGCCACGAGATCGTCGGCGTCGTCGCCGAGGTCGGCTCCGAGGTGTCCAAGCACAAGGTCGGCGACCGCGTCGGCGTCGGCTGCATGGTCAACTCCTGCCGCGAGTGCGAGAACTGCCTCGCCGGCGAGGAGCAGTACTGCCTGAAGGGCAACACCGGCACCTACGCCTCCGTCGACCGCGACGGCACCGTCACGCAGGGCGGCTACTCCACCCACGTCGTGGTCGTCGAGGACTTCGTGCTCCGCGTCCCGGAGTCGATCCCCTACGAGGCCGCCGCGCCGCTGCTCTGCGCCGGCATCACCACCTACTCGCCGCTGTCGCACTGGGAGGCGGGCCCCGGCAAGCGAGTCGCCGTCGTCGGTCTCGGCGGGCTCGGCCACATGGCCGTCAAGTTCGCGCACGCGATGGGCGCCGAGGTCACCGTGCTCTCGCAGTCGCTGAGCAAGAAGGAGGACGGCCTCCGTCTGGGCGCCGACCACTACTACGCGACGAAGGACGAGGAGACGTTCTCCACGCTCAAGAACACCTTCGACATCATCATCAACACGGTGAGCGCGCCGCTCGACCTGGACGCCTACCTCGGCCTCCTGCGCCGCAACGGCACGATGGTGAACGTGGGCGCTCCGGCCGAGGCGCTGCCGCTGCACGTCTTCACCCTGTTCGCCGCGCGCCGCTCCTTCGCGGGCTCCGGCATCGGCGGCATCCGCGAGACCCAGGAGATGCTCGACTTCTGCGCCGAGAAGGGCATCGCGAGCGAGGTCGAGGTCGTCTCGGCGTCGCAGATCAACGAGGCCTACGAGCGCGTGCTCGCCTCGGACGTGCGCTACCGCTTCGTCATCGACATCGCGACGCTCACGAAGTAGCGGTTGTTCCACCGGCCGCGGGGTCGGCTACGGTCGTTCGCATGAGCGAGCGCAGCCACCCCGCGGTCGACCGCGTCCTGGCCGATCTCGAGGCGCACGGGGTGCGGCCGCCGGTCCGCTGGCTCGATGAGGCGGCATCGACGGCGGCGCTCGCCGCGGCCGCCCTCGGCATCGAGGTCGGCCAGATCGCGAACTCCCTGGTGTTCCTCCTCGACGGGTCGCCGCTGCTGGTCCTCACCAGCGGTGGCCACCGCGTCGACACTCACTGGCTGGGCGCCGAGCTCGGCGGGACGATCACCCGCGCCTCGGCGTCAGTCGTCAAGGCCGCGACGGGCCAGACCATCGGCGGCGTCGCCCCGGTCGGTCATCCGATCCCGCTGCCCACCGTGGTCGACTCCGCCCTGGCCGAGTACGACACCGTCTGGGCGGCCGCCGGCCACGCCCACACCGTCTACCCGACGAGCGCTGCGGAACTCGTCCGCGTCACCGGCGGCGCGCTGCGCCCGGTCGTCCCACCGGCAGGCACGCCGGCCGAGTAGCCCGCGCAGCGGGCCACCCATGCTGATCGAGCAGCCCGCAACGCGGGCGTCTCGAGATCCGTCGTCAGCGCACGCGACCCGCGCCGTCGGCCGCCGTCACGAGGAACAGCTCGGGCGTGCGGAAGCCCTTCTCGGCGAAGGCGGCGAGGACCGCCGCGCGGACCTCCTCCTCCTTCTCGACCGGGGTGAGCGCGATGGCCGAGCCGCCGAAGCCGCCGCCCGTCATCCGCGCGCCGATCGCGCCGGCGGCCCGGGAGGCCTCGACCGCGGTGTCGAGCTCGGGGATCGAGATCTCGAAGTCGTCCCGGAGCGAGACGTGCCCGGCGTCGAGGAGCTCGCCGATCGCGCGCGGCCCCTGCTCGCGGAGGGTGCGGACGGTGGTGAGCACGCGGGCGTCCTCCGTCACCACGTGCTTGACCCGGCGGTAGGTCACATCGTCGAGGAGCTCCTCGGCGCGCGGCAGATCGTCGACCGAGAGCTCTCGCAGCGACTCCACGCCCAGCGTCGACGCACCGAGCTCGCAGGACGCACGGCGCTCGGCGTAGCCACCGGTGGCGTGCGCGTGCTCGACCCGGGTGTCGATGACGAGGAGCACCAGCCCGGCCTCCTCGAAGCCGAGGGGCACGACCTCGGTGTCCAGGCTCCGGCAGTCCAGGAAGACCGCCGCGTCGCGCTCGCCGAACAGCGAGGCGGACTCGTCCATGATCCCGGTCGGGGCGCCGACGGCCACGTTCTCGGCGCGACGGCCCACGCGGGCGAGTGTCGCGCGGTCGAGCCCGAGCTCCCAGAGCTCGTTCAGTGCCACGGCCATCGCGCACATCAGCGCGGCCGAGCTGGAGAGACCGGCGCCGACCGGCACGTCGGAGTCGACGAACGCGTCGAAGCCCGAGCGCGCGCCGAGGTCGACGCCGTACTCGGTGAGCGCCCAGACGACGCCGAGCGGGTAGGCCGACCAGCCGTCGAGCGCGTCCGGCCCGAGGTCGTCCAGCGAGATCTCGACGTGCTCGGGCGAGAAGGCGCTCGAGATCCGGACGACCCGGTCCTCGCGCGGCGAGACCGCCATCGCCGTGGCGCGGTCGATGGCGAACGGGAAGACGAAGCCGTCGTTGTAGTCGGTGTGCTCGCCGATCAGGTTGACCCGGCCGGGCCCGGCCCAGACGCCGGCGGCCGGGTGGCCGTAGGCGCGCTCGAAGTCCTGAGCGGCGCGCTCGGCGACGGCGTCGAGGGAGGCGGAGGTGGTCATCGGTTCTCCTCGGGGGTGGTGTCGGCGGCGGGGAGCGACGCGTCGGGGTTCGCGGCCGTCTCGGCGGCCAGGGTGGCGGCGTCGGCGCGCTCGATCGCCTCGCGCAGGGCGGCGGCGCTCGTCTCGGGAGCGATGTCGCCGATCCAGGCGCCCATCGCCGCCTCGCTGCCGGCCAGGTACTTGAGCTTCGTCGCCGCACGCCGCGGGGAGGTGATCTGCAGCATGAGCCGCACCTCGTCGCGCCGCTCGTGCACGGGAGCCTGGTGCCAGGCCGAGATGTAGGGGGTGGGGGAGTCGTAGAGCGCGTCGATACCGCGGAGGAGACGCTGATAGACCACGGCGAGCTCGTCGCGCTCCTCGGGCGTCGTCTCGCTGATGTCGGCGACGTGGCGGTGCGGCAGCACGTGCACCTCGATGGGCCAGCGCGCGGCGAAGGGCACGAACGCGGTCCAGCGCTCGCCGCGGACGAGCACGCGCTCGCCGGCCTGCTCGAAGGCGAGGACGTCCGCGAACATCCCGGGGCCGTAGGCGTCGAGCGAGGCGAGGAGCCGCGTCGTGCGCGGGGTGACGTACGGGTAGGAGTAGATCTGCCCGTGCGGGTGGTGCAGCGTGACGCCGATCGCCTCCCCGCGGTTCTCGAACGGGAAGACCTGCTGCACGCCGGGCAGCGCCGACAGCGCGGCGACGCGGTCGGCCCACGCCTCCACGACCGTGCGGGCCCGCGAGGCGGAGAGCGTCGCGAACGAGCCCTCGTGCTCGGGGCTGAAGCAGACGACCTCGCAGCGGCCGACGCTCGTCAGCGTCCGGCCGAGGCCGAGCGTGCGGAGGTCCTCGAGGGACTCGGGCGCGTCCTCGTCCTCGAGCAGCGGCCCGAACGACGGCGACCGGTTCTCGAAGACGGCGACGTCGTAGACGCTCGGCACCTCCGACGGGTTCGTGGGCGAGGCGGGAGCCAGCGGGTCGAGCTCGGCCGGCGGCAGGAAGACGCGGTTCTGCCGGGAGGCGGCGATCGACACCCACTCGCCGGTGAGGACGTCCTGGCGCATGCGCGCGGTCGCGGGGCGGGGGTCGAGCTCGCGGGCATCCGCCGAGCGCTCGGGAGGGAGGGACGTGTCCGCGTCATCGAAGTAGATGAGGTCGCGGCCGTCGGCGAGGACGT
Proteins encoded in this window:
- a CDS encoding 5-oxoprolinase subunit PxpA, which produces MRRTIDLNADLGEGFGLWSLGDDDAMLRIVTSANVACGFHAGDPSIMLATCRTAAERGVAIGAHVAYRDLAGFGRRELPVGPDELHADVVYQLGALQAVARAAGTEVRYVKPHGALYNRIVHDERQAEAVVAAVRDAAPGLPLLGLASSAVEKAAARAGLPFLREAFVDRGYRADGTLVPRGERGDLLSDPVAVASRAVHMVLEGRVTTATGEDLSLVVDSLCVHGDTPGAVVMAEAVRAALARAGVALASAAP
- the galK gene encoding galactokinase, with protein sequence MTTSASLDAVAERAAQDFERAYGHPAAGVWAGPGRVNLIGEHTDYNDGFVFPFAIDRATAMAVSPREDRVVRISSAFSPEHVEISLDDLGPDALDGWSAYPLGVVWALTEYGVDLGARSGFDAFVDSDVPVGAGLSSSAALMCAMAVALNELWELGLDRATLARVGRRAENVAVGAPTGIMDESASLFGERDAAVFLDCRSLDTEVVPLGFEEAGLVLLVIDTRVEHAHATGGYAERRASCELGASTLGVESLRELSVDDLPRAEELLDDVTYRRVKHVVTEDARVLTTVRTLREQGPRAIGELLDAGHVSLRDDFEISIPELDTAVEASRAAGAIGARMTGGGFGGSAIALTPVEKEEEVRAAVLAAFAEKGFRTPELFLVTAADGAGRVR
- a CDS encoding NAD(P)-dependent alcohol dehydrogenase yields the protein MLTVNAYAAPSATEPLVPTTIERRDVGAHDVLIEIAYAGICHSDIHTVRGEWGPVHYPLTVGHEIVGVVAEVGSEVSKHKVGDRVGVGCMVNSCRECENCLAGEEQYCLKGNTGTYASVDRDGTVTQGGYSTHVVVVEDFVLRVPESIPYEAAAPLLCAGITTYSPLSHWEAGPGKRVAVVGLGGLGHMAVKFAHAMGAEVTVLSQSLSKKEDGLRLGADHYYATKDEETFSTLKNTFDIIINTVSAPLDLDAYLGLLRRNGTMVNVGAPAEALPLHVFTLFAARRSFAGSGIGGIRETQEMLDFCAEKGIASEVEVVSASQINEAYERVLASDVRYRFVIDIATLTK
- a CDS encoding YbaK/EbsC family protein: MSERSHPAVDRVLADLEAHGVRPPVRWLDEAASTAALAAAALGIEVGQIANSLVFLLDGSPLLVLTSGGHRVDTHWLGAELGGTITRASASVVKAATGQTIGGVAPVGHPIPLPTVVDSALAEYDTVWAAAGHAHTVYPTSAAELVRVTGGALRPVVPPAGTPAE
- the galT gene encoding galactose-1-phosphate uridylyltransferase — protein: MNEAIPLSAGVVKRPHVLADGRDLIYFDDADTSLPPERSADARELDPRPATARMRQDVLTGEWVSIAASRQNRVFLPPAELDPLAPASPTNPSEVPSVYDVAVFENRSPSFGPLLEDEDAPESLEDLRTLGLGRTLTSVGRCEVVCFSPEHEGSFATLSASRARTVVEAWADRVAALSALPGVQQVFPFENRGEAIGVTLHHPHGQIYSYPYVTPRTTRLLASLDAYGPGMFADVLAFEQAGERVLVRGERWTAFVPFAARWPIEVHVLPHRHVADISETTPEERDELAVVYQRLLRGIDALYDSPTPYISAWHQAPVHERRDEVRLMLQITSPRRAATKLKYLAGSEAAMGAWIGDIAPETSAAALREAIERADAATLAAETAANPDASLPAADTTPEENR